One window from the genome of Oryza glaberrima chromosome 3, OglaRS2, whole genome shotgun sequence encodes:
- the LOC127768760 gene encoding acyl transferase 1-like, translated as MVKFTARRGKSELVAPARATPNERKYLSDIDNQHSLRFYATAVEFFQLCAFDGYKPHDPVKAIRSALAEALVHYYPIAGRLRELPQGKLVVDCTAEGVVFVEAYADVRLEELGKPLLLPYPCVEEFLCDPGDTKVVVGKPLLFLQVTRLKCGGFVIGLHMCHNISDGFGMAHFIKAVGDIARGEALLTISPLWNREMLTMCYPPQITHTHLAYEPLRDGDPTNDIMQSTTSDAMVGQYFLFGPREISAMRNHVPVHLRQSYTTFELIAAAVWKCRTAALGYSLNQHVRLMFTLNSRGNWKRNPPIPRGYYGCCLVFPVAETTVADLCGNPLGYALDLVRKAKLEVTDEYVKSTVDFLASHKWPSLVVDRTYIVSDITSVGDDKIDFGWGKRMGGGIPMAGDIMSKLISYFTKCKNADGEDCIVVPMYLPSITMDRFAAEISVWSMKQGSKFIVSAL; from the exons ATGGTGAAGTTCACTGCACGCCGGGGCAAATCTGAGCTAGTGGCACCAGCGAGGGCCACACCAAATGAGCGAAAGTATCTCTCCGATATTGACAACCAACACTCTCTACGGTTCTATGCTACCGCCGTTGAGTTCTTCCAGCTATGCGCTTTCGATGGCTACAAGCCACACGATCCGGTGAAAGCCATCAGGTCCGCGCTTGCAGAGGCCTTGGTACACTACTACCCCATAGCCGGTCGGCTGAGAGAACTTCCACAAGGTAAGCTGGTAGTAGACTGCACGGCAGAAGGGGTGGTTTTCGTGGAGGCGTATGCAGACGTGCGGCTAGAGGAGCTCGGCAAGCCGCTTTTGCTGCCCTACCCGTGTGTAGAGGAGTTCTTATGTGACCCCGGCGATACTAAAGTGGTGGTCGGCAAACCATTGTTGTTTCTGcag GTGACACGACTAAAATGTGGAGGATTTGTAATTGGCCTTCATATGTGCCATAACATAAGCGATGGCTTTGGAATGGCTCATTTCATCAAAGCTGTGGGTGACATCGCACGTGGCGAAGCACTACTGACCATATCTCCTTTATGGAACAGAGAGATGCTAACTATGTGTTACCCACCCCAGATCACGCACACACATTTAGCATACGAGCCACTTCGTGATGGTGATCCTACCAATGATATAATGCAATCCACTACGTCTGACGCCATGGTAGGCCAATACTTTCTCTTTGGGCCAAGAGAGATATCTGCTATGAGAAACCATGTTCCTGTACACCTTAGGCAGTCATATACTACGTTCGAATTAATAGCTGCGGCGGTATGGAAATGCCGCACCGCTGCATTGGGTTATTCTCTCAATCAACATGTGCGTCTCATGTTCACCTTAAACTCTCGTGGCAACTGGAAACGCAACCCACCAATCCCACGAGGTTACTACGGTTGTTGTCTCGTCTTTCCTGTTGCAGAAACAACAGTGGCTGACTTGTGCGGAAACCCTCTAGGGTATGCACTTGACCTCGTTCGTAAGGCCAAATTGGAGGTGACAGATGAATACGTTAAATCAACTGTGGACTTTCTAGCATCACACAAGTGGCCATCTCTTGTTGTTGATCGAACATACATTGTATCAGACATAACATCCGTTGGAGATGACAAAATAGACTTTGGGTGGGGGAAGCGTATGGGTGGTGGCATACCAATGGCTGGAGACATCATGTCCAAGCTAATAAGCTATTTTACCAAGTGCAAGAATGCTGATGGTGAGGACTGTATTGTAGTGCCAATGTACTTGCCAAGCATAACCATGGATAGATTCGCAGCAGAGATCTCTGTTTGGTCAATGAAACAAGGAAGTAAATTCATTGTCAGCGCACTTTAG
- the LOC127768511 gene encoding LOB domain-containing protein 4-like, producing MRDVVVAVGGGTKAASRQQGQGGVTLAAAAAGSGSGSAASPCAACKLLRRRCAAGCVFAPYFPPGEPHKFANVHKVFGASNVSKLLQEIPVQHRGDAVSSLVYEANARVRDPIYGCVGAISSLQQQVEALQAQLALAQAEMVRLRMSNDYIGRRLRARGCGGGGGGGGGSTTTTTGSPSSMSSPAKTAEPEPLCKPTPELDMVVDQPDFGFWSY from the exons atgagggacgtggtggtggcggttGGCGGCGGGACGAAGGCGGCGAGCAGGCAGCAGGGGCAGGGCGGGGtgacgttggcggcggcggcggcggggtcggggtcggggtcggcggcgtcgccatGCGCGGCGTGcaagctgctgcggcggcggtgcgcggcgggGTGCGTGTTCGCGCCCTACTTCCCGCCGGGCGAGCCGCACAAGTTCGCCAACGTCCACAAGGTCTTCGGCGCCAGCAATGTCAGCAAGCTCCTCCAG GAGATACCGGTGCAGCACAGGGGGGACGCCGTGAGCAGCCTGGTGTACGAGGCGAACGCGCGGGTGAGGGACCCGATCTACGGCTGCGTCGGCGCCATCTCGTcgctgcagcagcaggtggAGGCGCTGCAGGCGCAGCTGGCGCTGGCGCAGGCGGAGATGGTCAGGCTGAGGATGAGCAACGACTAcatcggccgccgcctccgggcgcgcggctgcggcggcggcggcggaggcggaggcgggagcaccaccaccaccaccggctcgccgtcgtccatgtcgtcgccggccaagacggcggagccggagccgcTCTGCAAGCCCACGCCGGAGCTGGACATGGTGGTGGACCAGCCGGACTTCGGCTTCTGGTCCTACTAG
- the LOC127768510 gene encoding uncharacterized protein At4g15545 isoform X2 — protein sequence MPLAEGEFALPDEVLAVMPRDPYEQLDLARRITALAVAGRVTGLEREAARLRESAADKDRENGELRERVALLDRALQETNSRLRAALEDNIKLSKERDSLAQTSKKLARDLQKLESFKRHLMQSLRDDSPSPQETVDITTCDQSISSKASSCGDGDSITHTTTNLLSTSLDVGSTVQEVSKPPIQKYALSSHITPRLTPEATPKIMSTSASPRRMSTTATPKLMSGTTSPSKTRIEGYMSMTPWYPSSKQSSAANSPPRGRPNPGRTPRIDGKEFFRQARSRLSYEQFGAFLANIKELNAHKQSREDTLKKAEEIFGPDNKDLYLSFQGLLNRSLP from the exons atgccaCTGGCGGAGGGGGAGTTCGCGCTGCCGGACGAGGTCCTGGCGGTGATGCCGCGGGACCCGTACGAGCAGCTGGATCTGGCGCGGCGCATCACGGCGCTGGCCGTGGCAGGGCGGGTGACCGGGCtggagcgggaggcggcgcggctgaGGGAGTCCGCCGCGGACAAGGACCGCGAGAACGGGGAGCTGCGGGAGCGCGTCGCGCTGCTCGACCGCGCCCTGCAGGAGACCAACTCCAGGCTCCGCGCCGCGCTCGAGGATAAC ATTAAGCTGAGCAAGGAGCGGGACTCGTTGGCGCAGACGTCCAAGAAGCTGGCGCGGGACCTGCAGAAG CTGGAGTCCTTCAAGAGGCATCTGATGCAGTCACTACGTGATGATAGTCCATCG CCACAAGAAACGGTTGACATTACCACATGTGATCAGTCAATATCATCAAAAGCATCATCTTGTGGAG ATGGAGATTCTATCACCCACACTACAACAAATCTACTGAGCACCTCTCTGGATGTTGGAAGCACAGTCCAAGAAG TGTCAAAGCCTCCAATACAGAAGTATGCCCTCTCATCACACATCACCCCCCGCCTTACTCCAGAAGCTACACCAAAAATTATGTCAACTTCTGCTTCTCCGAGAAGAATGTCTACAACAGCAACACCAAAATTGATGTCTGGAACTACTTCACCATCAAAAACTCGAATTGAAGGATACATGTCCATGACACCATGGTACCCCTCAAGCAAGCAATCGTCAGCAGCTAACTCACCTCCAAGGGGACGTCCCAACCCAG GTCGCACTCCTCGTATTGATGGAAAAGAATTTTTCCGTCAGGCCAG GAGCCGCCTATCATACGAACAATTTGGAGCATTCTTAGCCAACATCAAGGAACTCAATGCTCATAAGCAATCAAGAGAG GATACTCTCAAGAAGGCTGAAGAGATCTTTGGTCCAGACAACAAAGATCTTTACCTCTCTTTCCAAGGCTTGCTGAACCGAAGCTTACCATAG
- the LOC127768510 gene encoding uncharacterized protein At4g15545 isoform X1, with translation MPLAEGEFALPDEVLAVMPRDPYEQLDLARRITALAVAGRVTGLEREAARLRESAADKDRENGELRERVALLDRALQETNSRLRAALEDNIKLSKERDSLAQTSKKLARDLQKLESFKRHLMQSLRDDSPSPQETVDITTCDQSISSKASSCGDGDSITHTTTNLLSTSLDVGSTVQEGTVSKPPIQKYALSSHITPRLTPEATPKIMSTSASPRRMSTTATPKLMSGTTSPSKTRIEGYMSMTPWYPSSKQSSAANSPPRGRPNPGRTPRIDGKEFFRQARSRLSYEQFGAFLANIKELNAHKQSREDTLKKAEEIFGPDNKDLYLSFQGLLNRSLP, from the exons atgccaCTGGCGGAGGGGGAGTTCGCGCTGCCGGACGAGGTCCTGGCGGTGATGCCGCGGGACCCGTACGAGCAGCTGGATCTGGCGCGGCGCATCACGGCGCTGGCCGTGGCAGGGCGGGTGACCGGGCtggagcgggaggcggcgcggctgaGGGAGTCCGCCGCGGACAAGGACCGCGAGAACGGGGAGCTGCGGGAGCGCGTCGCGCTGCTCGACCGCGCCCTGCAGGAGACCAACTCCAGGCTCCGCGCCGCGCTCGAGGATAAC ATTAAGCTGAGCAAGGAGCGGGACTCGTTGGCGCAGACGTCCAAGAAGCTGGCGCGGGACCTGCAGAAG CTGGAGTCCTTCAAGAGGCATCTGATGCAGTCACTACGTGATGATAGTCCATCG CCACAAGAAACGGTTGACATTACCACATGTGATCAGTCAATATCATCAAAAGCATCATCTTGTGGAG ATGGAGATTCTATCACCCACACTACAACAAATCTACTGAGCACCTCTCTGGATGTTGGAAGCACAGTCCAAGAAG GTACAGTGTCAAAGCCTCCAATACAGAAGTATGCCCTCTCATCACACATCACCCCCCGCCTTACTCCAGAAGCTACACCAAAAATTATGTCAACTTCTGCTTCTCCGAGAAGAATGTCTACAACAGCAACACCAAAATTGATGTCTGGAACTACTTCACCATCAAAAACTCGAATTGAAGGATACATGTCCATGACACCATGGTACCCCTCAAGCAAGCAATCGTCAGCAGCTAACTCACCTCCAAGGGGACGTCCCAACCCAG GTCGCACTCCTCGTATTGATGGAAAAGAATTTTTCCGTCAGGCCAG GAGCCGCCTATCATACGAACAATTTGGAGCATTCTTAGCCAACATCAAGGAACTCAATGCTCATAAGCAATCAAGAGAG GATACTCTCAAGAAGGCTGAAGAGATCTTTGGTCCAGACAACAAAGATCTTTACCTCTCTTTCCAAGGCTTGCTGAACCGAAGCTTACCATAG